The following proteins come from a genomic window of Bactrocera dorsalis isolate Fly_Bdor chromosome 6, ASM2337382v1, whole genome shotgun sequence:
- the LOC125779428 gene encoding uncharacterized protein LOC125779428 yields the protein MPKTTSSWRKCIVGCNEGGITFGFPNSGTDLERRKCWLNRLGVSDETPKNIFACERHFSAKMRLEKRLRSGAVPDINLKVEPTFHVPNSELKNTILLGLEDFAPQVEEAVSNAQNASRQLFLSIQNEIEDEILEPLPFFEEDVSFNIDKAAQTGRGLTAGTERKKKLREENRVLKIKLDEKEQENRSLKAQLVEMAAELERCREQLRNSSLREQSDPLSLVCSKVPPQLGACIRSSFINSNRRTHGRRYDNFLKTIALGVFFLSPVAYRH from the exons ATGCCGAAAACAACCAGCAGTTGGAGGAAGTGTATTGTTGGCTGCAACGAGGGAGGAATAACATTTGGATTTCCAAACAGTGGAACGGACCTCGAACG gcGTAAATGTTGGCTCAACCGTTTAGGTGTTTCCGATGAAacacctaaaaatatttttgcttgtgagcggcatttttcggcaaaaatgcGCCTTGAAAAACGATTGCGTTCGGGGGCCGTTCccgatataaatttaaaagttgagCCTACATTTCACGTCCCAAATtcggaattaaaaaatacaattttattgggTCTAGAAGATTTTGCTCCCCAAGTTGAAGAAGCTGTCTCAAACGCACAAAATGCATCGAGGCAGCTTTTTCTAAGTattcaaaatgaaattgaagatGAAATTTTAGAGCCTCTTCCATTTTTTGAGGAGGatgtttcttttaatattgATAAGGCCGCGCAAACAGGTAGGGGTCTGACCGCAGGAACAGAAAGGAAGAAGAAATTGAGGGAAGAGAATagggttttgaaaataaagttagatGAAAAAGAGCAGGAAAATAGAAGTTTAAAGGCCCAGTTAGTTGAAATGGCCGCAGAATTAGAAAGATGTAGGGAACAGCTAAGGAATAGCTCTTTGAGGGAACAGTCAGACCCTCTTTCTTTAGTTTGTAGCAAAGTTCCTCCTCAGTTAGGTGCTTGCATTAGGAGTAGTTTTATTAATAGTAATCGCCGTACCCATGGTCGGCgatatgacaattttttgaaaacgataGCTTTGGGTGTATTTTTTCTATCGCCAGTTGCTTATCGGCATTAA